The Phormidium yuhuli AB48 DNA window ATTTTGCAATTGGATAACCTCCCCTGGAATTTCATTGAAGAACTACGAGAGACCGTTGGCTATCATGAAGGAACTCCCTGTAAACGAACCTCAGGGAACTATCCCGTGCTAATCGTCCAAAGCACCCGTCCCAAAGTCAAAGAGATTATGGCCGAAATTGAAACCCGAGGGGGCTTACGGGGTCTAACCCTCAAACCCTGTCAGTCTCCCTTCGGCGACGATCCCTTTGAATTGGGTCTCCTGCAACTGAAGAACCAAGAAATCCATCTCGTCGGTGAGTTTGACCTAGAAAACCCCTACCATAGTCGGCCCCGTCAAGCTTGGACAGCCAACCTGAAAAAGACCAAGGGCAAATGTGGCTTAATTATCGCCATGGGGGCCACCGGACAACGCCGTGGCGACCCCGACCTCTCGGACATGAAAGCCTTTTATGAAGTGGAGATGCTGTCCTTAGATGACATTGGTCTTAAGGACATCAAATTCTTTCCCATGCTTTAAGACTCCTGAGAGGCCCGCAGTTGCCCACAAGCCGCATCCACATCTAAGCCCTTAGAATAGCGCACACTCACCGCAATATGGCGCTCTTTAAGGGCCTCGACGAACTCATCAACCTGTTGGGGAGTGGGTCGTTGATAATCCACTTCCGAGATGGGGTTATAGGGAATCAGATTGACATGATTTTGGAAGCCTCGCAGATGGCGGGCCAGTTCCTCCGCATGATGGGGGCGATCGTTTAACCCCGCCAGAAGCAAATACTCAAACGTCAACCGTCGGCCCGTGAGCTTGACATAATCACGACATTCTGCTATGAGCGCCTCTAACGGATACTGGCGGGCGCTAGGAATCAACTGTTCCCGCAGAGTCTGATTAGAACTATGGAGACTAACCGCCAGAGTTGACTGTAGCTGATGTTGCGCCAGGCGGCGGATTTGTCCCGGAATCCCCACCGTTGAGATGGTCATTGATCGCGCCCCAATCCCCACATCTTGATTGAGACAGCGTAGGGCCCCCAGGACATTATCCACATTCAGCAGAGGTTCTCCCATCCCCATAAAGACGATATTACTAACGCGATCGCGGAACTCCCCCTGAACCGTCAGCACCTGATCGACAATCTCATGGACCTGCAAATTCCGCAGAAAGCCTCCCTTCCCCGTCGCGCAAAAGTCACACGCCATCGGACAGCCCACCTGAGACGAAACACAGACCGTCAAGCGGCGCTGCGTCGGCATTCCCACCGTTTCAATAATATTGCCATCCGCCAATTTTAGGAGATATTTAATCGTCCCATCAGGAGATATCGACCGGTGATGAATCGTCGAACGTCCGAGAGTCACATCTTGATTCGCCTCGCGCCAGGCCTTCGGAAAGACCGTAATCTCCGAGAGCGATCGCACCCCCTTTTGATACAACCACTGATGCAGTTGTTTCCCCCGATAGCCAGGTTGTCCCTGGTCTTGCATCCAGGTCGTGAGGTCTTGTAGCGATTGACCTAACAGGGGAGTTGCCGTGGCAGTAGACAGAGACATGGAAAAAGCCTAAAAGGTGACATCCTATTTTACCTTCCCCTAGAGAGAGAAAAATCGATACAATACGTTACAAAGCCTCTAACCAGCCTCATGACCCCGACCATGACCAGCACCTCCACCCTTGAGCGCGGCCGTTTCCCCGGACAGCATTGGACCTGGCGCGGCCACCCCATTTACTACGTCCGGGCCGGGAAATCGCCCCAGGCCAGCCGTCCCCCCCTTCTCCTCGTCCACGGCTTCGGCGCCTCGACCGACCATTGGCGCAAAACCATCGAAGGATTGCAAGACGACGTTGAACTTTGGGCGATCGACCTCTTAGGCTTTGGCCGTTCCGGGAAACCCCCTCTCGCCTATGGTGGAGAACTCTGGCGCGACCAACTCCATGACTTCATCCAAGAGGTCATCGGTCAACCCGTCGTCCTCGCCGGAAACTCCCTGGGCGGCTACGTCTGTCTCGCCGTCGCCGCCCAGAAACCTGAATCCGCGCGAGGTCTCGTCCTCCTCAACAGCGCCGGTCCCTTCAGCGACGTACAACCGCGCCAACCCAGTCGTTTTAGTCGAATGCTACGCAGTTTCGCCCTACAAGACTGGGTCGCCTTCCTCATTTTCCAGAACACCCGTCGCCGGTCCGTCATTCGCAAAACCCTAGAAAAAGTCTATCTCGACAAAAGCGCCGTCACCGATCGCCTCGTCGAAGAAATCTACCGTCCCTCCTGCGATCGCGGCGCCGCCAAAGTCTTCGCCTCCGTCTTCAGAACCCCCCGAGGCGCCACCGTCGACGAACTCCTCAGCCAACTCAACAAACCCCTATTAATGCTATGGGGAGAAGGAGACCCCTGGATGAACAGCAAAGACCGCAGCGCCAAATTCCGCCAATACTATCCCAACCTAAGCGAACATTTCCTCAACGCCGGTCACTGTCCCCACGACGAAGTTCCCGACCAAGTGAACGCCCTTCTCAAATCCTGGGTAACCGACCTAGACTAATGTCAGTTTTGCTCAACACCCTCCTCTCCTCCCTTCTCCTTCTCAACCTCTGGTGGGGATTTCCCTCAACCGTCAACGAAACCTGTCGCAGCTATCACCATCGTGAAATTTGCATCATCAGCATCAAACGCAGTGCCAAATACCACTGGGAATACCGCGCCGAAGTCCGAGTCGACGGACAACGGCGTCCCCGAGAAAAATACGACTGTCGCCGCCGAGAACGAATCAAACCCGATGGTCGCCACCTCCCCTTCGAGCGATTCGGCGCCGGCGACTACATCTGCCAAACCTTAAGTTAGATGCGTTCGGGCAAGTTGGAATCGATCGGCCTAGGTCACAACCCGAACCGATGCCCGGACGCATCCTACCACCTTCCTCCCCCTCCGACCTGTCCTCGGGCAACCACAAGGGATTGCCCCTACGTGGTTCCCCCCTCCCCACCCTACTGCCTACTGCAATCCCCTCCTGGGAGGGGTTAGGGGTGGGTTATGCCTACTGCCTTCTTCACCTATGCCTAAAACCACCCACATTGCTACCTTCGGCGCCGGTTGTTTCTGGGGTATCGAAGCCGCCTTCGCCGCCCTCGATGGAGTCATCAAAACCTCCGTCGGTTACATGGGGGGACATTTCCACAACCCCTCCTATCTCGACGTTTGCGCCCGCATCACCGGCCATGCCGAAGTCACCCAAATCGAATATGACCCCCAGCAAATCTCCTACGACGACCTCCTAAACCTCTTTTGGCGCATACACGATCCCACCTCCCTAAATCGCCAAGGACCCGATCGCGGCGAACAATATCGGTCTGTAATTTTCTACCACAGTCCCGAACAAGAACAGATAGCCCGCAAATCTAAGTTAAAGCGTCAACAACAGGAGAGCGAAAAATACATCGTCACCCAAATCGAACCCGCCTCAGATTACTATTTAGCCGAAGAAGAACATCAGCAGTACTACGCCAAACATCACCGTTAACCCATCTCCGCCCCCAATTCCTTGACATTCATCAACCGTTGGCTTATAATAAGAATATCAAAACAAGTCATTCCATTTAGGTGAAAGCACCAATTTTTTTGCCTAAGTCGGGGAAGGCTTCGCCGGCCCGGTGCGGCCGGCGGAAAGCTAGACATCTAAGCTGCGCAATTTTTCCCAACTTGTCCCTTATAGATTGCCGTACAGAAAAACCCGGTAAGCCTCCCCAACGGAGGTAAACTAGACAGCAGCCCCCGCGCCCAACCGAACTCACCGTGACCCGTTTCATCCACGACCAGTTTGCCAAAGACTATCTCGAAGAACTACTCACCCCCTACGGAACCATCCAATCACCGCGACGAGTAGCGGGGGAAGTCCGACAAATCGACCTCTGGTTTGACCCCAACCCCGAAACTCCCCTATCCTCGGCCCCCCTGGGACTCTTGGCTCGGACCCTGGATCATCCCGCCATCTTTGAACCCTATCGCAACCCCGTCACCGCCAGTGAAATCCGCGATTGTGTCCTCAAACTCCTGGTCATCTGTGCCGAACTTGAACGAGAGGCGCGACGACAACAAACCCCAGTCCCCGACTCGCGCCAACCCCGTCTCTGGATTCTCACCCCAACCGCCTCCGACAACCTCTTAGAAGCCTTTGGTGCTACCCTAGAGAGAGAAACTTGGGGCGACGGCATTTATCATTTAGCACCCCGATGGCAAACTGCCATTATCGTCATCCACCAACTCCCTCGCCATCTCGATACTCTGTGGCTGAGGGTTTTAGGGCGAGGTCGGGTTCAGCAACAAGCCATTGATGAACTCGAACAACTCTCCCCAGACAATCCCTTTCGTCGCAACGCCTTAATGCTGCTCAACCGCCTCAAAGCTGACCTAGAAAGTAATAACACCCCTAATCCGGAGGATAGAGAGTTAATTATGCGTTTATCTCCTCTATTTGACCAACAACTTGAGGCCGCTCAACTCTCAGGCCGACAACAGGGACTTGAACAGGGACTCGAACAGGGACTCGAACAAGGACTCGAACAAGGACTTGAACAAGGACTTGAACAAGGACTTGAACAGGGTCGGGAACGGGAACGACGAGAGGCGATCGCCAGCCTCCTAGAAGCCCGATTCGGTCTTCTAGACGAGGAACTCAGCCAACTCCTGGACATCCTGATTCAGCGTCCCTCCAGCGAAATCATGCCCCTACTGCTGCAACTGGAGCGGGAGGAATTAACCGAACGGTTTAAATCACCCTAACTCCCCATCGCAGGATAGAGAAATCTACCCCCCGAAAAAACCCCCGGTTTCCTCAAAAAACCGGGGGTCAACTCATTGAGTTTGTGAGGACGTTAACCAATCGCGTCCATCACCGCAAACATCGGCAAATACATCGACAAGAGAATGGAGCCAACCATCCCCCCAATGACCACAATCATCAGCGGTTCCATCATCGAGGTCAGACCCTTAATCGCCTGTTCCACCTCATCCTCATAGAACTCACCCACTTTCATCAACATCTTGTCCAATTCCCCAGTTTCCTCCCCAATGGACATCATCTGCACAGCCAAAGCCGGCATCACACCCCGTTCTCGAAACGCCTCACTAATACTCCCCCCTTCGGAAATCTGAGTCTTCGCATAGTCGATCGCCTCCGCAATCACCTCATTCCCCGCCGTATCCCGGACAATTTCCATTGCATTCAGAATGGGGACCCCAGAGCGAGTCAACGTCCCGAACACATTACAAAAACTCGCCACCGCAGACTTCTCAATAATGTCCCCAAAAATGGGAGCCTTGAGCATTAACCCATCAATCTGAAAACGACCGACAGGAGTTTTGTAATACTGCTTAATCGCAAAGACAATTCCGATTAAGATACCGACCAAAACCACCACACCATAGTTGCGAGTTTCAACCCAGCTTTCCGCCTCCGGATCATCGATCGGCAAGAAAGGACCCCGCAGAAAGAAGCTAATGCTCATCATGATCTGAGTGAACATCGGCAGTTCTGCATCCAACTGGTCAAAAATTCCTGTAAAAGTGGGCAGCAGAAAAATCGTCATTCCCAAGAAAATGATAATCGCAATTCCTCCCACCGTCTTAGGATAGGACATTGCCGACTTTAACTCATTCTGAATCTTGGCACTTTTCTCCAAGAGAATCGCCAAGCGGTTCAGCACTTCATCAAGAACCCCCCCGACTTCCCCCGCTGCCACCATACTGACATAGAGTTTATCGAAACAGTTAGGATGTTTCCGCATCGCCTCAGCCAGGGAACCCCCCTCTTCCACCTCAATACTGATGGCTTTTAAAGAGCGTTTTAACTTGACGTTCCCGCATTGTTCCGTCAACACGGATAAACAGCGCAACATCCCGACCCCCGCGTTAAACATAGCGGCAAACTGTCGAGAAAATACAGCCTTGTCCTTAACCGTTACACTGCTAATCGCAGCCGAGATACTTTCTTCTAAATTGCTGAGGTCAAACCCCTTTGACTCAGCCTTGACTACATTGGTCATGGTTTTAATTCCAATACTGGCATTGACGTATAACAACCCTGAATCTGAATCAACTCCCCGGTTGAGAAGGAGCACATCTTGAGATGACCCCGAGGATTCCTAGACAGTTCGATGTGCTCCAACCCGAGTCAGTCCCTAGCGTGCTTTAGCTTTCACCTTCCCTTGCGTGGGCACTCCACCCGCTTTAACCCGGGGGTCAATCAGGCGATCGAGTTCATCGGTTTTCGAGGTTTTACCCAGAGCATCCTCATAGGTAACTTTCCCCTCATTCACCAAACGAGCTAGGGACATCTCCATCGTTTGCATTCCCATCTTGCTGCCCATCTGAATCGAGGAGTAAATTTGGCTGGTTTTACCTTCCCGAATCAAGTTGGCGATCGCCGGGCTATTGACCATAATTTCATGAGCCGCACAGCGTCCACCCCCGACCTTCTTCAAGAGGTTCTGAGAGCAAACTCCCACCAACGCCCCCCCAAGCTGGGCGCGAATTTGCGGCTGTTGAATGGGGGGGAACACATCCAACATCCGGTCAACCGTTGAAGCCGCCGAGTTGGTGTGCAAGGTTCCAAAGACCAAGTGACCCGTTTCCGCCGCAGAAATCGCCAGAGAAATTGTTTCCAAGTCCCGCATTTCCCCCACCAGAATAATATCAGGGTCTTCCCGTAATGCCGCCTTGAGAGCATTGGCAAAACTCTTCGTATCCTCTCCCTTCTGCCGCTGGTGGAACAGGCTTTTAATATTGGGAAACACATACTCAATTGGGTCTTCAACCGTGAGAATATGCTCCGAGCGGGTGCGGTTAATCAAATCAATAATCGCCGCCAACGTTGTCGTTTTCCCGGACCCCGTTTGTCCCGTCACCAAGACCATACCCCGAGGCCGCATGGACAATTCCCGCAAAATTTCCGGAACCCCTAACTTCTCAAAATTAGGAATTTCCGAAGCCAGCGCCCGCAAACAAGCCGCAAAGCAACCCCGTTCCCGATACACGTTCACCCGGAAGCGAGAGAGGCCCTTAACCCCATAGGCGCAGTCAAGTTCCCAGTTCTGCTCTAGATCCTTACGTTGGTTGTTATTGAGCATACTGAAAATCAGCCGTTGACATTCATCCGGGGCCAACAACTCCCCAAACTGTGGTTGTGGCGTCAGCTTCCCGCTAATGCGAAAAAAGATAGGGGCCCCAGCCTGGATGTGCATATCAGAGCCACCTTGTTCAATCAAGGACTCCATCACATCTTCAATCATGTAATCCATAACAGTTCCTTTGCTCCTTTAACGGCGTACAGTTGCCAGTTTAATCCTGGAAACGGGGGGTCATACAGTAGGGACAATCCATCCACTCAGGATCCAAGCCTGCTCCACAGTTGTTACAGGTGAGCGAACTCTTGCGTTTAGCTTTCAGTTCAGCCTCTAACCCAGAGTCTGTGAACGTGACCCGATCCACCTCCTCAAAGGTAGTATGCCCCTGTTTCACCAAATTGAGACTATAAGCCAACAACGTCGTCATCCCCTGCTCAACGGCTTTCTCCTTAATCCGTTCCGTGGGTGCATTTTCATTAATCAGCAAAGCCAGTTCCTCAGTGGTTTGTAGGAACTCATAGACCCCCACCCGTCCTTTATAGCCAACTCCACCACATTTAGGACATAGCTCGCCGCGCTCTTGTAACTCTTGGCGATCGCCCGGCGGAACCGTGTTGGCCTTATAGAACGTTGCATCCACATCACTCGAAGCACTCATCCCATAGCGAGCCAACTCCTCGCGAGTTGGAGTGTAGGGAATGCGACATTCCGAACAAACCCGCCGCATCAGCCGTTGGGCCAATACTCCCAACAGGGAGCCAGAAATCATGAAGGGTTCAACCCCCATCTCATCCAGACGAGCGATCGCCCCCGCCGCATCGTTGGTGTGCAGCGTCGTCAAGACCAAGTGACCCGTCAACGCGGCCTCAATTGCCGTTTTTGCCGTTTCCTTATCTCGCGTCTCACCCACCAGAATAATATCCGGGTCTTGCCGCAGAAACGCCCGCAGGATGTTGGCAAAGGTCAAGTCTTTTTCCCGAATCACCTGACATTGACTAATCCCATCGAGAGCATACTCAATGGGATCTTCCGCCGTACTAATATTGACCCCCGGGTCATTCCGTTCTGCCAAAATCGAATAGAGGGTCGTTGACTTCCCAGACCCCGTCGGCCCCGTCACCAAAATCAACCCGAAGGGACGACTGGAGACTTCCCGCACTTTTTCCAGGGTTTCGGGATCAGAGATGAGTTTATCCAACCCCAACTGAGTCGAAGAGTTATCCAGAATCCGCAAGACAATTTTCTCACCATAGCGGGTGGGGAGGGCATTCACCCGGAAATCCACCGCTCGGCCTTGGAACATCCGTCTAATCCGTCCATCCTGGGCTTGACGGCGTTCAGCAATATCCATATCCGAAATAATCTTAAAACGGGAGGTAATTGCTGGAATAATCAACTTGGGAAGGCGAGGAAACGGCTCATGGAGCACCCCATCCTTACGCATCCGAATCCGGAGAAACTCTTCTTGCGGCTCGACATGGATATCAGAGACATCATCCGTCAGAGCTTTACGGAGAATCTTATTAACCAGAGCAATGACGCTTTTGTCCTCAGCATCTGCCTCCTCCTCCAAATCCGCCGCTTCTGGGGGGGCTTCTTCCAAGTCATCATCCTCTCCGGCCAACTGAGCCACATCTTCAACGGTAATGGCATTCTTTTCAGCCTGTTCCCGTTTTTGGCTTTCGGCTTCCTTTTTCACCTGTTCATCCAGGTAAACCGAAATCAGAGATTGATAGTCATCCGGGGTAATCGCCTGCCGTTGCAAACCGTAGTTTTTAGCCCGCAGAATCCGCTTCAGGTCGTCCTGAGCCTCTAGGTTGTCCGGGTCCACCATGGCCACCACCACCGCATTTTCCTTCAATTCCAAGGGAACAAAGCGGTAGCGACGACAACTATCCACCGAGACAAATTCCAAGAGCTTATTCACTTGCCCCGGCGGTAACTCCGTCACCTCTGGATCGAACGCCTCAACCCCGTAAAGAATCTTTAACTCAAACAGTTGTTGCTTTTTATACTGGCGGATTAACTCGGGGGGCAGTTGTTTTCCAGTAATGCTTTCAATTGCCTCAATCAAGGGACGACCCGACAGGCGGCTATCTTCTTGGGCCTGGCTCATCTGATCCGGGCTGACGTGACCCGCTTGAATGAGTTTATTTCCAAAGGGAGAAAAGTTCGTCTGAACCACCAAGGCACGCCGAGCTTTGGGGGCACTAGCAGAAAAGTTAGTCATGGCGTATTACACGAGCGGGTGAGGACAATCGACAAGTTGCATCGTCGTCGGGACAGAGGCGGGAGCAACAGGGCGCGAGGGCAACTCCTCTGACCAGTGTAGCTCACCTGAGAGAGTGGGGTAGCCTCCTTGAGACCTGGGGGTGGAGGGAAGCTCTAGGGCGATCGCCCAGCGGCAGCTCCCTCTGGCCGTTGACAACAGAGAACGTTAGAATGGCCTAGGATCGATCATGAGGCGTTACTCTTAACCGGAGTGCTTCCAAGGGAAGCGGCCCATTTTTAGAAAATGGCTCCTAAGACCTAAGCATTGTGGTGTATCGTGTGATTTGCGAGCGCCCTCGACTCGGAGCGCCTGTACTAAGAAACTTGTAAGGGGAAAGTCAGACATGGACGAAGACAAGCAGTTCGAACAGGAGACCACGAAAACCACCGTAGACCCGGAAGACATCCCTGTAGATAGCACTGCTGATACTGTTCCTGAAGCCGTCACCGTTGAGGACGCTCCCACTGAGGAGTCAACGGTGTCTGAGGCAGAGTCTACAGGAGAATCGACTGAAGATGAGGCAATGGATCCGATGGTGGTAGAAGCGGAAGCGGCTGCCGCCGCCGCCCAAGCGACGGAATCCCCAGAAGCGGCGATCGCCATGTTGAAGGCCACCGCCGAAGCCGCTCAGTCTCAACTCGAAGACCTGAATCAGCAATACACTCGTTTAGTGGCGGACTTTGATAACTACCGCAAACGAACCCAGAAAGAAAAGGCAGACCTAGAAGAACAAGCCAAATGTACCACCCTTAAAGAACTTCTGCCGGTCGTGGATAACTTTGAGCGGGCCCGGACTCAGATTAAACCGCAAACCGACGGGGAAATCAACATCCATAAAAGCTATCAAAGTGTCTACAAACAGATGGTTGACTGCCTAAAACGCCTCGGGGTTGCCCCTATGCGTCCCGAAGGAGAGGAGTTTGATCCGAATCTCCATGATGCCGTAATGCGCGAGGCCACCGATGCTTATCCTGATGGAACCGTCACCGAAGAATTGATGCGAGGCTATACCCTCGGCGAGCGGGTTCTCCGTCATGCCATGGTGAAGGTGGCAACGGCCCCGGAACCCGTGGTAAGCTCAGGAGAATCGGACACCGAGGCTTCTGACTCCTAAGGGAGTGGACCGCAACAGAAGCCTAACCCTGGCGCCGACTTAATTTAGGACGCGCTAGGGTGTTCACGTCACATCCCGAATATGGGTTATGGGAAAAGTTATTGGTATTGACCTCGGGACCACCAACAGTTGTGTTGCTGTCTTAGAAGGCGGTAAACCCGTCGTCATTCCTAATTCGGAAGGCGGGCGCACAACCCCGAGCATGGTTGGGTTTACAAAATCAGGCGATCGCCTCATTGGCCAACTGGCAAAACGCCAGGCGGTGACCAATGCTGAAAACACCATTTACAGCATTAAACGCTTTATTGGCCGGCGTTGGGAAGATACCGAGATGGAACGCTCTCGGGTCCCCTACAACTGCATCACCGGGCGCGACAACACCGTGGATGTTAAGATTCGCGATCGCAATCATACGCCCCAAGAAATCTCGGCCACAATCCTACAAAAACTGAAACAAGATGCCGAGTCCTATCTCGGCGAACCCGTCTATC harbors:
- the rlmN gene encoding 23S rRNA (adenine(2503)-C(2))-methyltransferase RlmN, translating into MSLSTATATPLLGQSLQDLTTWMQDQGQPGYRGKQLHQWLYQKGVRSLSEITVFPKAWREANQDVTLGRSTIHHRSISPDGTIKYLLKLADGNIIETVGMPTQRRLTVCVSSQVGCPMACDFCATGKGGFLRNLQVHEIVDQVLTVQGEFRDRVSNIVFMGMGEPLLNVDNVLGALRCLNQDVGIGARSMTISTVGIPGQIRRLAQHQLQSTLAVSLHSSNQTLREQLIPSARQYPLEALIAECRDYVKLTGRRLTFEYLLLAGLNDRPHHAEELARHLRGFQNHVNLIPYNPISEVDYQRPTPQQVDEFVEALKERHIAVSVRYSKGLDVDAACGQLRASQES
- a CDS encoding alpha/beta fold hydrolase, with amino-acid sequence MTSTSTLERGRFPGQHWTWRGHPIYYVRAGKSPQASRPPLLLVHGFGASTDHWRKTIEGLQDDVELWAIDLLGFGRSGKPPLAYGGELWRDQLHDFIQEVIGQPVVLAGNSLGGYVCLAVAAQKPESARGLVLLNSAGPFSDVQPRQPSRFSRMLRSFALQDWVAFLIFQNTRRRSVIRKTLEKVYLDKSAVTDRLVEEIYRPSCDRGAAKVFASVFRTPRGATVDELLSQLNKPLLMLWGEGDPWMNSKDRSAKFRQYYPNLSEHFLNAGHCPHDEVPDQVNALLKSWVTDLD
- the msrA gene encoding peptide-methionine (S)-S-oxide reductase MsrA, giving the protein MPKTTHIATFGAGCFWGIEAAFAALDGVIKTSVGYMGGHFHNPSYLDVCARITGHAEVTQIEYDPQQISYDDLLNLFWRIHDPTSLNRQGPDRGEQYRSVIFYHSPEQEQIARKSKLKRQQQESEKYIVTQIEPASDYYLAEEEHQQYYAKHHR
- a CDS encoding type II secretion system F family protein; the protein is MTNVVKAESKGFDLSNLEESISAAISSVTVKDKAVFSRQFAAMFNAGVGMLRCLSVLTEQCGNVKLKRSLKAISIEVEEGGSLAEAMRKHPNCFDKLYVSMVAAGEVGGVLDEVLNRLAILLEKSAKIQNELKSAMSYPKTVGGIAIIIFLGMTIFLLPTFTGIFDQLDAELPMFTQIMMSISFFLRGPFLPIDDPEAESWVETRNYGVVVLVGILIGIVFAIKQYYKTPVGRFQIDGLMLKAPIFGDIIEKSAVASFCNVFGTLTRSGVPILNAMEIVRDTAGNEVIAEAIDYAKTQISEGGSISEAFRERGVMPALAVQMMSIGEETGELDKMLMKVGEFYEDEVEQAIKGLTSMMEPLMIVVIGGMVGSILLSMYLPMFAVMDAIG
- a CDS encoding type IV pilus twitching motility protein PilT, giving the protein MDYMIEDVMESLIEQGGSDMHIQAGAPIFFRISGKLTPQPQFGELLAPDECQRLIFSMLNNNQRKDLEQNWELDCAYGVKGLSRFRVNVYRERGCFAACLRALASEIPNFEKLGVPEILRELSMRPRGMVLVTGQTGSGKTTTLAAIIDLINRTRSEHILTVEDPIEYVFPNIKSLFHQRQKGEDTKSFANALKAALREDPDIILVGEMRDLETISLAISAAETGHLVFGTLHTNSAASTVDRMLDVFPPIQQPQIRAQLGGALVGVCSQNLLKKVGGGRCAAHEIMVNSPAIANLIREGKTSQIYSSIQMGSKMGMQTMEMSLARLVNEGKVTYEDALGKTSKTDELDRLIDPRVKAGGVPTQGKVKAKAR
- a CDS encoding GspE/PulE family protein; translated protein: MTNFSASAPKARRALVVQTNFSPFGNKLIQAGHVSPDQMSQAQEDSRLSGRPLIEAIESITGKQLPPELIRQYKKQQLFELKILYGVEAFDPEVTELPPGQVNKLLEFVSVDSCRRYRFVPLELKENAVVVAMVDPDNLEAQDDLKRILRAKNYGLQRQAITPDDYQSLISVYLDEQVKKEAESQKREQAEKNAITVEDVAQLAGEDDDLEEAPPEAADLEEEADAEDKSVIALVNKILRKALTDDVSDIHVEPQEEFLRIRMRKDGVLHEPFPRLPKLIIPAITSRFKIISDMDIAERRQAQDGRIRRMFQGRAVDFRVNALPTRYGEKIVLRILDNSSTQLGLDKLISDPETLEKVREVSSRPFGLILVTGPTGSGKSTTLYSILAERNDPGVNISTAEDPIEYALDGISQCQVIREKDLTFANILRAFLRQDPDIILVGETRDKETAKTAIEAALTGHLVLTTLHTNDAAGAIARLDEMGVEPFMISGSLLGVLAQRLMRRVCSECRIPYTPTREELARYGMSASSDVDATFYKANTVPPGDRQELQERGELCPKCGGVGYKGRVGVYEFLQTTEELALLINENAPTERIKEKAVEQGMTTLLAYSLNLVKQGHTTFEEVDRVTFTDSGLEAELKAKRKSSLTCNNCGAGLDPEWMDCPYCMTPRFQD
- the grpE gene encoding nucleotide exchange factor GrpE, which encodes MDEDKQFEQETTKTTVDPEDIPVDSTADTVPEAVTVEDAPTEESTVSEAESTGESTEDEAMDPMVVEAEAAAAAAQATESPEAAIAMLKATAEAAQSQLEDLNQQYTRLVADFDNYRKRTQKEKADLEEQAKCTTLKELLPVVDNFERARTQIKPQTDGEINIHKSYQSVYKQMVDCLKRLGVAPMRPEGEEFDPNLHDAVMREATDAYPDGTVTEELMRGYTLGERVLRHAMVKVATAPEPVVSSGESDTEASDS